A single window of Paenibacillus sp. FSL H8-0537 DNA harbors:
- a CDS encoding restriction endonuclease translates to MEYESLSEWLELILAGDKSVYPFCRFPDDEWLDEYIKDIPNVSTREIKKLLRALLVPINRPLDLSNYNSYITMRNSNIDDFVTRANEALESEVYRRIENGQDAWEGLTWVLELLPSCPYNAMKALESYLYAQPNLPDDRIIGIEQCSEIIMAKFIQFENPLEKLMMLKPVEFEWLIEYLYESVGYETEWTKATRDGGKDIIANIERIDGGEQVYVECKLYKTTKLKLETVRAFRDVIMDKKVNRGVIFCTGYVNDNLKKFDKRIQIWSYEDINILLNAHLGSDWAERLDILIENKRRKYGK, encoded by the coding sequence ATGGAGTATGAATCGCTTTCTGAATGGTTAGAACTTATTTTAGCTGGTGATAAATCTGTGTATCCTTTCTGCAGATTCCCTGATGATGAGTGGCTAGATGAATATATAAAGGATATCCCAAATGTTTCAACTAGAGAAATAAAAAAATTACTGAGAGCTTTGCTTGTACCGATAAACAGACCGCTAGACTTGTCAAACTATAACTCTTACATTACCATGAGAAACTCTAATATAGATGATTTTGTGACTAGGGCAAACGAAGCACTAGAAAGCGAGGTTTATAGGCGAATAGAAAACGGCCAAGATGCATGGGAAGGGTTAACATGGGTGTTAGAATTGTTACCGTCCTGTCCATACAATGCAATGAAAGCATTAGAAAGCTATTTGTATGCACAACCTAATTTACCTGATGACAGAATAATTGGTATTGAGCAGTGTTCAGAAATTATAATGGCTAAATTCATACAGTTTGAAAATCCTCTAGAAAAATTAATGATGTTAAAACCTGTAGAGTTTGAGTGGTTAATTGAGTATTTATATGAAAGTGTGGGATATGAAACAGAATGGACGAAAGCCACCCGTGATGGAGGAAAGGATATTATAGCTAATATTGAAAGAATTGATGGTGGAGAACAAGTTTATGTCGAATGCAAATTATATAAAACGACTAAATTAAAACTAGAAACAGTTAGAGCATTTCGAGATGTTATTATGGATAAAAAAGTGAACCGGGGCGTCATTTTCTGTACAGGATATGTAAACGATAATCTTAAAAAATTTGATAAAAGAATTCAAATCTGGTCATATGAAGATATTAATATTCTGTTGAATGCTCATTTGGGAAGCGATTGGGCGGAAAGATTGGACATACTTATTGAAAATAAAAGAAGAAAGTACGGGAAGTAA